One genomic region from Sulfurimonas sp. encodes:
- a CDS encoding ATP-binding protein yields the protein MKDSIFNNSKDVFIDNVNVRDYVQLDRVSTLYQSLKDSVKKPLKMILLYGKPGTGKSMFLTKLHHDLSSSQKIYLYQTPILDDSEFFKSLARDLFNVKYKGELNFTQFMLIIKKNILEDDEVPLVLLDEAQLYSSTQMEKIRLLSDTRTVKFIITLHKTEKEDLIAKEHFQTRIWESVELENASNNELKIYIQKKLMKANCFDSANMFSKKPVNLIHKITKGNYRDTNKLLYTFFDIYSWYYNNNPSAINTNVASTKIIEMSAIHTGLIDA from the coding sequence ATGAAAGATAGTATCTTCAACAACTCTAAGGATGTTTTCATTGACAATGTAAATGTTCGCGATTATGTTCAGCTTGACAGAGTTTCAACACTCTATCAGTCACTAAAAGACTCTGTAAAAAAGCCTCTTAAAATGATACTTCTTTATGGGAAACCAGGAACTGGTAAAAGTATGTTTTTAACAAAACTACATCATGATTTATCTTCTTCTCAAAAAATTTATTTATATCAAACTCCTATTTTAGATGATAGTGAATTTTTCAAATCACTTGCTCGTGATTTATTTAATGTAAAATATAAGGGAGAATTAAACTTTACTCAATTTATGTTAATAATCAAAAAAAATATCTTAGAAGATGATGAAGTTCCCTTAGTTTTATTAGATGAAGCTCAACTTTACTCTAGCACTCAAATGGAAAAGATAAGACTACTGTCTGATACAAGAACTGTTAAATTTATTATAACACTTCACAAAACAGAAAAAGAAGATTTAATAGCAAAAGAGCATTTTCAAACAAGGATATGGGAAAGTGTAGAGCTTGAAAACGCTTCAAATAATGAACTTAAAATATATATACAAAAAAAGCTCATGAAAGCAAACTGTTTTGATAGTGCCAATATGTTTTCTAAAAAACCAGTAAACTTAATCCATAAAATAACAAAAGGTAATTATAGAGATACTAATAAACTTTTATATACTTTTTTTGATATTTATTCATGGTATTATAACAACAATCCTTCAGCAATAAATACCAATGTTGCATCTACAAAAATAATAGAAATGTCCGCAATTCACACAGGTCTTATAGATGCTTAA
- the mshL gene encoding pilus (MSHA type) biogenesis protein MshL has product MQYLRKIVYGSLITLLLSSSSYADCSYELFTISSTKNTKIIDFVEQLSDECEFSIIVTDPHAEKFLESRLNKTHLKNLTIDEVLNIILNENNLYYILENNILKISYLKTKTFGIDYILSQRKGTGSTNVTLTSSGVGSATGGATGGTTGGANAGGAGASSAESGIKIESTDEVKFWEDLDKELQSVINRPHDVYKADAPIINKNAGLITISATIRQMTRLEKYLKRLQEKVQLQVLIDVQLLSVTMEEGKTTGIDWQQLYALQNIEIKADYVAKENVPTWTDGKITTAGSQAVNGASLVTIKAGGTLNQVIKFLQTQGDVVSISNPKVLTLNNQPALITAGTEYFYKIKSETNQQGTGGGVAATTQNDTIQSVFAGVLLDITPEISDDRTITLKINPSISETRTDISLENASERKMPPDLIRRQLSSVVTVKDGKRIILGGLINTKNVNKMNKVPLLGDIPGLSYFFKYEEMTKQIQELVIIIEPHIIDKDNNDLSLADLGYEGITDQTVILNKSSISQQADNLEVKTDTEVNEKKEEDER; this is encoded by the coding sequence ATGCAATATTTAAGAAAAATAGTTTACGGGTCACTGATAACACTTCTTTTATCAAGTAGTAGTTATGCGGATTGTTCATATGAACTGTTTACTATAAGCTCTACAAAAAATACAAAAATCATAGATTTTGTAGAACAGCTTAGTGATGAATGTGAATTTAGCATAATTGTAACTGACCCACATGCTGAAAAATTCCTAGAATCAAGACTAAATAAAACTCATCTTAAGAATCTAACAATAGATGAAGTTTTAAATATTATATTAAATGAAAATAACCTTTACTATATACTTGAAAATAATATTTTAAAAATATCTTATTTAAAAACTAAAACATTTGGCATTGACTATATACTATCTCAGAGAAAAGGCACAGGAAGTACAAATGTAACATTAACATCTTCTGGTGTCGGTTCTGCTACAGGGGGAGCAACTGGTGGAACAACTGGTGGGGCTAATGCAGGAGGAGCTGGTGCTTCAAGTGCAGAGTCTGGTATAAAAATAGAAAGCACTGATGAAGTAAAGTTTTGGGAAGATTTAGATAAAGAGCTTCAATCAGTAATAAATAGACCTCACGATGTATACAAAGCAGATGCCCCTATCATAAATAAAAATGCTGGTCTAATAACGATAAGTGCAACTATAAGACAAATGACAAGATTAGAAAAATATCTAAAAAGACTTCAAGAAAAAGTACAACTTCAAGTTTTAATAGATGTGCAACTTCTCTCCGTTACTATGGAAGAAGGAAAGACTACTGGTATTGATTGGCAACAGTTATATGCTTTGCAAAATATAGAGATAAAAGCTGATTATGTAGCAAAGGAAAATGTTCCAACTTGGACAGATGGAAAAATCACTACAGCAGGTTCACAAGCTGTAAATGGTGCAAGTCTTGTAACCATAAAAGCTGGAGGAACTCTAAATCAAGTTATTAAGTTTTTACAAACTCAAGGGGATGTTGTTTCTATATCAAACCCAAAAGTTTTAACTCTAAACAACCAACCTGCACTTATAACAGCAGGAACTGAGTACTTTTACAAAATAAAATCAGAAACAAACCAACAAGGAACAGGTGGTGGAGTAGCTGCTACAACACAAAATGATACTATTCAGTCAGTATTTGCTGGAGTATTACTAGATATTACACCTGAGATATCAGATGACAGAACAATTACACTAAAGATAAATCCTTCAATATCTGAAACAAGAACAGATATATCTCTTGAAAATGCATCTGAAAGAAAAATGCCACCTGACCTTATTCGTCGTCAACTTTCGTCAGTTGTCACAGTTAAAGATGGCAAGAGAATTATTTTAGGTGGTTTAATAAATACTAAAAATGTAAACAAAATGAATAAAGTTCCTCTCTTAGGTGATATTCCAGGGTTAAGTTACTTTTTTAAATATGAAGAAATGACAAAACAAATCCAAGAATTAGTTATTATAATAGAACCTCATATCATAGATAAAGATAACAATGATTTATCTTTAGCAGATTTAGGATATGAAGGGATAACTGATCAAACTGTTATCTTAAATAAAAGTTCAATTTCCCAGCAAGCAGATAATCTTGAAGTAAAAACAGACACTGAAGTTAATGAGAAGAAAGAGGAAGATGAAAGATAG
- a CDS encoding L,D-transpeptidase family protein — translation MKIIFFILISLSLYANNILTNYRINGINSVEKQMDLELTKNEYWSEYLKTIDTTFGYLESSPKVLTCNKDASTLNLYIKDTNNTYSFIKTYNAFTGKIKGDKIKEGDLITPIGIYKILKKLTRENKLDSFYGPLAFVTSYPNTYDTFRGKNGHGIWIHGLPTEQTRDEFTKGCIAIDNQNIECLSNRIDIQNTILIIDANKIKQNISKEILSSILSELFVWRYAWLYDDIDAYLSFYSNKFVRNDGMTIQRFKKYKTRIFKKLEKKTIIFNNINVIPYPNSDDIYQITFKEYYKSDTFKFIGDKILIVKVDKNNKKIKIITEK, via the coding sequence ATGAAGATAATATTCTTTATTTTAATAAGCCTAAGTTTATATGCAAATAATATTTTAACAAACTATAGAATTAATGGTATTAACAGCGTAGAAAAACAGATGGATTTAGAACTAACTAAAAATGAGTACTGGAGTGAATATCTTAAAACTATTGACACTACTTTTGGCTATTTAGAATCAAGTCCAAAAGTCTTAACCTGCAATAAAGACGCCTCTACACTAAATTTATATATAAAAGATACAAATAATACTTACAGTTTTATAAAAACATATAATGCTTTCACAGGAAAAATAAAAGGCGATAAAATAAAAGAAGGCGACCTTATAACTCCAATAGGAATCTATAAAATACTCAAAAAACTCACTCGTGAAAATAAACTTGATTCATTTTATGGACCCTTAGCTTTTGTAACTTCTTATCCAAATACTTATGATACTTTTAGAGGAAAAAATGGACATGGAATCTGGATTCATGGACTTCCAACAGAGCAAACTAGAGATGAATTTACAAAAGGTTGTATAGCCATTGACAATCAAAATATAGAATGCTTAAGCAACAGGATTGATATACAAAATACTATACTAATTATAGATGCAAATAAAATTAAACAAAATATTTCAAAAGAGATTTTAAGTTCTATACTTTCAGAATTATTTGTATGGAGATATGCTTGGTTATATGATGATATAGATGCTTATCTAAGTTTTTATTCTAACAAATTTGTAAGAAATGATGGAATGACAATACAAAGGTTTAAAAAATACAAAACAAGAATCTTTAAAAAACTAGAAAAAAAAACAATTATATTTAACAATATAAATGTAATTCCTTATCCAAATTCTGACGATATTTATCAGATAACTTTCAAGGAATACTATAAATCTGATACTTTTAAGTTCATTGGTGATAAAATTTTAATAGTAAAAGTGGACAAAAACAACAAAAAAATAAAAATAATCACAGAAAAATAA